The proteins below are encoded in one region of Pseudomonas putida NBRC 14164:
- the truB gene encoding tRNA pseudouridine(55) synthase TruB, with the protein MAQVKRIRRNVSGIILLDKPLGFTSNAALQKVRWLLNAEKAGHTGSLDPLATGVLPLCFGEATKFSQYLLDSDKGYETVMQMGQTTNTGDAEGEVLQTREVTVGRADIEAVLPRFRGPISQIPPMYSALKRDGQPLYKLARAGEVVEREARSVTINRLELLECEGTRARLTVGCSKGTYIRTLVEDIGEALGCGAYVAELRRTQAGPFALAQTVTLEALEQAHAEGGNEALDRFLMPSDSGLQDWPMVSLSEHSAFYWLHGQAVRAPDAPQFGMVRVQDHNARFIGIGEVSEDGRIAPRRLIRSE; encoded by the coding sequence GTGGCCCAGGTCAAACGTATCCGCCGCAATGTCAGCGGCATCATCCTGCTCGACAAGCCTCTGGGCTTCACGTCCAACGCCGCCCTGCAAAAGGTGCGCTGGCTGCTCAACGCGGAAAAGGCCGGTCACACCGGTAGCCTCGACCCGTTGGCAACCGGCGTGCTGCCGCTGTGCTTCGGCGAGGCGACCAAGTTTTCGCAGTACCTGCTCGATTCCGACAAGGGCTACGAAACCGTCATGCAGATGGGGCAGACTACCAACACCGGCGATGCTGAAGGTGAGGTGCTGCAGACCCGCGAAGTGACCGTTGGTCGTGCCGACATCGAAGCGGTGCTGCCACGTTTTCGTGGCCCGATCAGCCAGATACCGCCGATGTACTCGGCGCTCAAGCGTGACGGCCAGCCGTTGTACAAGCTGGCACGTGCAGGAGAGGTAGTGGAGCGCGAGGCGCGTTCTGTTACTATTAACCGCTTGGAGTTGCTGGAGTGCGAAGGCACTCGTGCACGGTTGACCGTAGGATGCAGCAAAGGCACCTATATCCGCACCCTGGTGGAGGATATCGGCGAGGCCCTTGGTTGCGGTGCCTATGTTGCCGAGTTGCGCAGGACCCAGGCCGGGCCCTTCGCGCTGGCACAAACGGTCACGCTCGAAGCGCTTGAACAGGCCCATGCCGAAGGCGGTAACGAAGCGCTCGATCGCTTCCTGATGCCCTCGGACAGCGGCCTGCAGGACTGGCCCATGGTGAGCCTGTCCGAGCACAGCGCGTTCTACTGGCTGCATGGTCAGGCGGTACGCGCGCCGGACGCGCCACAATTTGGCATGGTCCGGGTACAGGATCACAATGCGCGCTTCATCGGTATCGGTGAAGTGAGCGAAGACGGGCGTATTGCGCCGCGTCGGCTGATTCGGTCGGAATGA
- the rbfA gene encoding 30S ribosome-binding factor RbfA: MAKEYSRTQRIGDQMQRELAELIRREVKDPRVGLVTITAVDVSRDLGHAKVFITVMGEETPDAVKQSLKALNSASSFLRLHLGRSMQLRSVPQLHFHFDESVSRGVHLSALIERAVAEDRLHKDTDELDTKE; encoded by the coding sequence ATGGCCAAAGAATACAGCCGTACCCAACGTATCGGCGATCAGATGCAGCGCGAGCTGGCCGAGCTGATCCGTCGCGAAGTCAAGGATCCACGTGTCGGTCTGGTCACCATCACCGCCGTGGACGTCAGCCGTGACCTGGGCCATGCCAAGGTGTTCATCACCGTCATGGGCGAGGAAACGCCAGACGCCGTGAAGCAGTCGTTGAAGGCACTCAACAGTGCTTCCAGCTTCCTGCGTCTGCACCTGGGCCGCTCGATGCAGCTGCGCAGCGTGCCGCAGTTGCACTTCCACTTCGATGAAAGCGTCAGCCGCGGTGTGCACCTGTCGGCGCTGATCGAGCGTGCAGTGGCCGAAGACCGCCTGCACAAGGATACCGACGAGCTGGACACCAAGGAGTAA
- the infB gene encoding translation initiation factor IF-2, which yields MTQVTVKELAQEVEAPVERLLQQMREAGLPHTDAGQVVTDNEKQTLLTHLKSSHKSKAEEPRKITLQRKTTSTLRVAGSKSISVEVRKKKVFVQRSPEEVQAEQKREVEERRAAENAVRDKVDAEVRQRNEDQARRQAADSAVAAPAPAAKPEPAPAAAPAPVVADAPASEDAAARAAERKKDETRRNESRTRDDDRRRGEAPRVSIKVKVKEKEKAPTPRAAPRTTDEESDGARRGRGGKGKLKKRNQHGFQNPTGPVIRDVTIGETITVSELANQMSVKGAEVVKFMFKMGTPVTINQVLDQETAQLIAEELGHKVTLVSDSALEDSLAESLKFEGQSESRAPVVTVMGHVDHGKTSLLDYIRRAKVAAGEAGGITQHIGAYHVETDRGMVTFLDTPGHAAFTQMRARGAKATDIVILVVAADDGVMPQTREAVQHAKAAGVPLVVAVNKIDKPGADLDRIRNELSVEGVTSEEWGGDTPFVKVSAKMGTGVDELLEAVLLQAEVLELTATPTAPGRGVVVESRLDKGRGPVATILVQDGTLRQGDMVLCGSNYGRVRAMLDENGKPVKEAGPSIPVEILGLDGTPEAGDELSVVADEKKAREVALFRQGKYREVKLARAHAGKLENIFENMGQAEKKTLNIVLKTDVRGSLEALNGSLGALGNDEVQVRVIGGGVGGITESDANLALASNAVLFGFNVRADAGARKIVEQEGLDMRYYNVIYDIIEDVKKALTGMLGSDVRENILGVAEVRDVFRSPKFGAIAGCMVIEGTVYRNRPIRVLREDVVIFEGELESLRRFKDDAAEVRNGMECGIGVKSYNDVKVGDKIEVFEKVQVARTL from the coding sequence ATGACGCAAGTCACGGTGAAAGAACTGGCCCAAGAGGTCGAGGCACCGGTAGAGCGCCTGCTGCAGCAGATGCGTGAGGCAGGTCTGCCGCACACCGACGCCGGTCAGGTAGTGACCGACAATGAGAAGCAGACCCTGCTGACTCATTTGAAAAGCAGCCACAAGAGCAAGGCGGAAGAGCCGCGCAAGATTACCTTGCAGCGCAAAACCACCAGCACCCTGCGTGTCGCCGGTAGCAAGAGCATTAGCGTAGAAGTACGCAAGAAGAAAGTATTCGTGCAGCGCAGCCCGGAAGAAGTCCAGGCTGAGCAGAAGCGTGAAGTGGAAGAGCGCCGTGCGGCTGAAAACGCCGTTCGTGACAAGGTTGATGCCGAAGTCCGCCAGCGCAACGAAGATCAGGCTCGCCGTCAGGCAGCCGACTCTGCTGTAGCCGCTCCTGCGCCTGCCGCCAAGCCAGAGCCGGCACCTGCCGCTGCCCCGGCTCCGGTAGTCGCCGACGCCCCGGCCTCCGAAGACGCTGCAGCCCGTGCTGCCGAGCGCAAGAAGGACGAGACCCGTCGCAACGAAAGCCGTACTCGCGATGACGATCGTCGTCGTGGCGAGGCGCCTCGTGTGTCGATCAAGGTCAAGGTCAAGGAAAAGGAAAAGGCGCCGACTCCGCGTGCCGCTCCGCGTACCACCGACGAAGAGAGCGATGGCGCTCGTCGCGGTCGTGGTGGCAAGGGCAAGCTGAAGAAGCGTAACCAGCATGGCTTCCAGAACCCGACCGGCCCCGTCATCCGTGACGTGACCATCGGCGAGACCATCACGGTCTCCGAACTGGCCAACCAGATGTCCGTCAAGGGCGCTGAAGTTGTCAAGTTCATGTTCAAGATGGGCACCCCGGTTACCATCAACCAGGTACTCGACCAGGAAACCGCTCAGCTGATCGCAGAAGAGCTGGGCCACAAGGTCACTCTGGTCAGCGACAGCGCCCTGGAAGACTCCCTGGCCGAATCGCTGAAATTCGAAGGCCAGTCCGAGTCGCGTGCGCCGGTGGTAACTGTCATGGGTCACGTTGACCATGGTAAGACCTCGCTGCTCGACTACATCCGTCGTGCCAAGGTTGCCGCTGGCGAAGCCGGTGGTATCACCCAGCACATCGGTGCCTACCACGTCGAAACCGACCGCGGCATGGTCACCTTCCTCGACACCCCGGGCCACGCAGCTTTCACTCAGATGCGTGCACGTGGTGCCAAGGCGACCGACATCGTCATCCTGGTGGTGGCGGCGGACGACGGCGTGATGCCGCAAACCCGCGAGGCCGTTCAGCATGCCAAGGCAGCTGGCGTTCCGCTGGTGGTCGCGGTGAACAAGATCGACAAGCCGGGCGCTGACCTCGATCGCATCCGCAACGAACTGTCCGTCGAAGGCGTGACCTCCGAGGAATGGGGTGGTGACACGCCGTTCGTCAAGGTTTCGGCGAAGATGGGTACCGGTGTCGACGAACTGCTCGAAGCCGTCCTGCTGCAGGCCGAGGTTCTCGAACTGACCGCTACGCCGACCGCCCCAGGCCGTGGTGTCGTGGTTGAATCGCGCCTCGACAAGGGCCGTGGTCCGGTTGCTACCATCCTGGTCCAGGACGGTACGCTGCGTCAGGGCGACATGGTCCTGTGTGGCTCCAACTATGGCCGTGTTCGCGCCATGCTCGACGAGAACGGCAAGCCTGTGAAGGAAGCTGGCCCGTCGATCCCGGTCGAAATCCTCGGCCTGGATGGCACGCCGGAAGCCGGTGACGAGCTGTCGGTAGTGGCCGACGAGAAGAAAGCCCGCGAAGTTGCCCTGTTCCGTCAAGGCAAGTACCGCGAGGTCAAGCTGGCCCGTGCTCACGCCGGCAAGCTGGAAAACATCTTCGAGAACATGGGCCAGGCCGAGAAGAAAACCCTCAACATCGTTCTCAAGACCGATGTTCGCGGTTCGCTCGAGGCGCTCAACGGTTCGCTCGGCGCTCTGGGCAACGACGAAGTACAGGTCCGTGTGATCGGTGGCGGCGTCGGTGGTATCACCGAGAGCGACGCCAACCTGGCGCTGGCTTCGAATGCAGTACTGTTCGGCTTCAACGTGCGTGCCGATGCCGGCGCGCGCAAGATCGTCGAGCAGGAAGGTCTGGATATGCGTTACTACAACGTGATCTACGACATCATCGAAGACGTCAAGAAGGCCCTGACCGGCATGCTCGGCAGCGATGTTCGCGAGAACATCCTGGGTGTCGCCGAAGTACGTGACGTGTTCCGTTCGCCGAAGTTCGGCGCCATCGCTGGCTGTATGGTCATCGAGGGTACCGTGTACCGTAACCGTCCGATCCGCGTACTGCGCGAAGACGTGGTTATCTTCGAAGGCGAGCTGGAATCGCTGCGTCGCTTCAAGGACGACGCCGCCGAAGTGCGTAACGGCATGGAGTGCGGTATTGGCGTCAAGAGCTACAACGACGTCAAGGTCGGTGACAAGATCGAAGTGTTCGAGAAAGTCCAGGTGGCTCGTACCCTCTAA
- the nusA gene encoding transcription termination factor NusA, with protein MSKEVLLVVESVSNEKGVPPGVIFEALEVALATATKKRFEDEVDLRVEINRHTGSYETFRRWTVVDEADLDDPAIETWLDKIKDTHPEAKIGDVIEEKIESIEFGRIAAQTAKQVIVQKVREAERAQVVDAYRERVGEIISGTVKKVTRDNVIVDLGNNAEALLAREDIIPRETFRVGVRLRALLKEIRTENRGPQLILSRTAPQMLIELFRIEVPEIAEGLIEVMAASRDPGSRAKIAVRSKDKRIDPQGACIGMRGSRVQAVSGELGGERVDIVLWDDNPAQFVINAMSPAEVAAIIVDEDAHAMDIAVAEDNLAQAIGRGGQNVRLASQLTGWTLNVMTEKDIQAKQQAETGDILRNFIDELEVDEELAQVLVDEGFTSLEEIAYVPLEEMLNIDGFDEDIVNELRARAKDRLLTKAIATEEKLADAHPAEDLLSLEGMDKDLAAELAVRGVVNREDLAEQSIDDLLDIDGIDEERAGKLIMAARAHWFE; from the coding sequence ATGAGCAAAGAAGTACTGCTGGTTGTTGAATCGGTATCCAACGAAAAAGGTGTACCGCCCGGCGTCATTTTCGAAGCGCTGGAAGTGGCTCTGGCCACTGCGACCAAAAAACGTTTTGAAGATGAAGTCGATCTGCGTGTGGAAATCAATCGTCACACCGGTAGCTACGAGACCTTCCGTCGCTGGACCGTGGTCGATGAAGCCGATCTTGATGATCCGGCGATCGAAACCTGGCTGGACAAGATCAAGGACACTCATCCGGAAGCCAAGATTGGTGACGTGATCGAGGAGAAGATCGAGTCCATCGAGTTCGGTCGCATCGCCGCCCAGACCGCCAAGCAGGTCATCGTACAGAAGGTCCGTGAGGCCGAGCGTGCCCAGGTGGTCGATGCTTACCGCGAACGCGTAGGCGAGATCATTTCCGGTACCGTTAAAAAGGTTACCCGCGACAACGTCATCGTTGACCTGGGTAACAACGCCGAGGCCTTGCTGGCCCGCGAAGATATTATTCCGCGCGAAACCTTCCGTGTGGGTGTGCGCCTGCGTGCACTGCTCAAGGAAATTCGCACTGAAAACCGTGGTCCTCAGCTGATTCTGTCGCGCACCGCGCCACAGATGCTGATCGAGCTTTTCCGCATTGAAGTGCCGGAAATTGCCGAGGGCCTCATTGAAGTCATGGCTGCCTCCCGTGATCCGGGTTCGCGAGCCAAGATCGCCGTCCGCTCCAAGGACAAGCGCATCGACCCGCAAGGCGCCTGTATCGGCATGCGTGGTTCGCGCGTCCAAGCTGTATCCGGGGAGTTGGGTGGTGAGCGTGTGGATATCGTTCTCTGGGACGATAACCCGGCGCAGTTCGTCATCAACGCCATGTCGCCGGCTGAAGTCGCGGCGATCATCGTTGATGAAGATGCCCATGCCATGGACATCGCCGTCGCCGAGGATAACCTGGCCCAGGCCATTGGCCGTGGCGGTCAGAACGTTCGTCTTGCCAGTCAGTTGACCGGCTGGACCCTGAACGTGATGACCGAGAAGGACATTCAGGCCAAGCAGCAGGCCGAAACAGGTGACATCCTGCGCAATTTCATCGATGAACTGGAAGTCGACGAGGAGCTGGCCCAAGTGCTGGTCGACGAAGGCTTCACCAGCCTCGAAGAAATTGCCTACGTACCGTTGGAAGAAATGCTCAACATCGATGGCTTTGACGAAGATATCGTCAATGAGCTCCGCGCTCGAGCCAAGGACCGTTTGTTGACCAAGGCCATCGCTACCGAAGAAAAACTGGCAGACGCCCACCCGGCCGAAGACCTGCTCTCTCTTGAGGGTATGGACAAGGACCTGGCGGCTGAACTGGCGGTGCGCGGCGTGGTTAACCGCGAAGACCTGGCCGAGCAGTCGATCGACGATCTGCTCGACATCGACGGCATCGACGAAGAGCGTGCCGGCAAGTTGATCATGGCCGCCCGAGCCCATTGGTTCGAGTAA
- the rimP gene encoding ribosome maturation factor RimP, which produces MSSKLEQLQALLAPVVTGLGFECWGIEFVSQGKHSVLRVYIDKEGGILVDDCAEVSRQVSSVLDVEDPISSEYTLEVSSPGMERPLFTLEQFASHAGEQVKIKLRSPFEGRRNFQGLLRGVEEQDVVVQVDDQEFLLPIDSIDKANIIPSFD; this is translated from the coding sequence GTGTCGAGCAAGCTAGAACAGTTGCAGGCCTTGTTGGCCCCGGTGGTCACGGGGCTGGGCTTCGAATGCTGGGGGATTGAATTCGTCTCCCAAGGCAAGCATTCGGTACTACGTGTCTACATCGACAAGGAAGGCGGGATTCTGGTGGACGACTGCGCAGAAGTCAGCCGTCAGGTCAGCAGCGTTCTCGATGTGGAAGATCCGATCAGCTCTGAATATACCCTAGAGGTTTCTTCTCCTGGCATGGAACGCCCGCTGTTCACGCTTGAACAGTTTGCCTCGCATGCCGGCGAACAAGTGAAGATCAAGCTGCGCTCACCCTTCGAGGGTCGTCGTAACTTCCAGGGCCTTCTCCGCGGTGTGGAGGAGCAGGATGTGGTGGTCCAGGTGGACGATCAAGAGTTCCTGTTGCCGATCGACTCGATCGACAAGGCCAATATTATTCCCAGTTTTGACTGA
- the secG gene encoding preprotein translocase subunit SecG — MLETVIVVFHLLAALSLVVLVLLQQGKGAEAGASFGAGASNTVFGSQGSATFLSKFTAILAATFFLTALGLGYFAKQQAHQLSQAGLPDPAVLEVKEQQKPAVNDDVPVLQQQKSETTSNTGDVPPPAQEQK; from the coding sequence ATGCTGGAAACAGTCATCGTTGTTTTTCATCTGTTGGCAGCGCTGTCGCTTGTAGTGCTGGTACTGTTGCAACAGGGTAAGGGTGCCGAAGCAGGTGCATCGTTCGGCGCGGGTGCTTCAAATACCGTGTTCGGGAGCCAGGGCTCTGCAACGTTCCTAAGTAAATTCACTGCTATACTCGCTGCCACTTTCTTTTTGACAGCACTTGGGTTAGGATACTTCGCGAAGCAACAAGCTCACCAGCTTAGCCAAGCAGGTCTTCCAGATCCAGCAGTGCTAGAAGTGAAAGAGCAGCAGAAGCCGGCAGTTAATGATGATGTGCCGGTGCTCCAACAGCAGAAGAGCGAAACCACCAGTAATACCGGTGATGTACCTCCTCCGGCTCAAGAGCAGAAGTAA
- the tpiA gene encoding triose-phosphate isomerase, producing the protein MRRPMVAGNWKMHGTRASVAELTEGLSNLALPSGVEVAVFPPALFINQVIDALEGKEITVGAQNSAVQPEQGALTGEVAPEQLVEAGCKLVLVGHSERRQIIGETDEVLNRKFAAAQAKGLKPVLCIGETLEEREAGKTLEVVGRQLSSIIEAFGVKAFANAVIAYEPVWAIGTGLTATPQQAQDVHAAIRGQLAAEDAEVAAKVQLLYGGSVKAANAAELFGMPDIDGGLIGGASLNADEFGAICRAAGN; encoded by the coding sequence ATGCGTCGCCCTATGGTAGCTGGTAACTGGAAGATGCACGGTACCCGCGCTAGCGTCGCTGAGCTGACCGAAGGCTTGAGCAATCTCGCCTTGCCGAGCGGAGTGGAAGTCGCGGTGTTTCCACCGGCTTTGTTCATCAATCAGGTGATTGATGCCCTGGAAGGTAAAGAAATAACTGTCGGCGCACAGAATTCTGCTGTACAACCCGAACAGGGTGCGCTGACCGGGGAAGTTGCTCCGGAACAGCTGGTTGAAGCAGGTTGCAAGTTGGTGTTGGTGGGGCACTCGGAACGTCGCCAGATCATTGGTGAAACCGACGAAGTGCTCAATCGCAAGTTTGCAGCGGCCCAGGCCAAAGGTTTGAAGCCAGTGCTTTGCATTGGGGAAACCCTTGAAGAGCGCGAGGCAGGCAAAACGCTTGAAGTTGTCGGGCGTCAACTAAGCAGTATCATCGAAGCATTCGGTGTTAAGGCTTTTGCCAATGCAGTAATTGCCTATGAGCCTGTATGGGCCATCGGCACCGGCCTGACGGCCACGCCACAGCAGGCCCAGGATGTGCACGCCGCCATCCGCGGCCAGCTGGCGGCAGAAGATGCTGAAGTAGCTGCGAAGGTGCAGCTGCTCTACGGCGGCAGCGTGAAGGCGGCCAATGCGGCCGAACTGTTCGGCATGCCGGATATCGATGGGGGGCTCATTGGTGGGGCTTCCCTGAACGCAGACGAATTCGGTGCAATTTGTCGCGCCGCAGGAAACTGA
- the glmM gene encoding phosphoglucosamine mutase, with translation MSRKYFGTDGIRGRVGEFPITPDFMLKLGWAAGMAFRKQGHCRVLVGKDTRISGYMFESALEAGLAAAGADVMLLGPMPTPAIAYLTRTFHAQAGIVISASHNPHEDNGIKFFSGQGTKLPDEVELMIEELLDQPMTVVDSGKLGKVSRINDAAGRYIEFCKSSVPSSTSFDGLKLVVDCAHGATYKVAPSVFRELGADVTVLHAQPDGLNINEGCGSTHIESLQAAVLVGHADLGIAFDGDGDRVLMVDHTGAIVDGDELLFIIARDLHDRGKLQGGVVGTLMSNLGLELALKDLDIPFVRAKVGDRYVMAELLEREWLVGGENSGHVVCCNHTTTGDAIIAALQVLMALKRRGETLAQARQALRKCPQVLINVRFGASKVDPLEHPAVKEASANVTEALAGRGRVLLRKSGTEPLVRVMVEGEDESQVRTHAEALARLVGEVCV, from the coding sequence ATGAGCAGAAAATACTTTGGTACCGACGGCATTCGTGGCCGCGTCGGCGAATTCCCGATCACGCCTGACTTCATGCTGAAGCTTGGCTGGGCGGCCGGCATGGCCTTCCGTAAGCAGGGCCATTGCCGCGTGCTGGTGGGCAAGGACACGCGTATCTCCGGCTACATGTTCGAGTCCGCACTCGAAGCCGGTCTGGCCGCAGCAGGTGCCGACGTCATGCTGCTGGGGCCAATGCCTACACCGGCCATCGCCTACCTGACTCGCACCTTCCATGCCCAGGCGGGCATTGTCATCAGTGCTTCGCACAACCCGCACGAAGACAACGGCATCAAGTTTTTCTCGGGCCAGGGCACCAAGCTGCCCGACGAAGTCGAGCTGATGATCGAAGAGTTGCTCGACCAGCCGATGACCGTTGTCGACTCGGGCAAGCTGGGCAAGGTCTCGCGCATCAACGATGCTGCTGGCCGATACATCGAATTCTGCAAGAGCAGCGTGCCTAGCAGCACCAGTTTCGATGGCCTGAAGCTTGTGGTCGACTGTGCCCACGGTGCCACCTACAAGGTCGCGCCAAGCGTGTTCCGCGAGCTGGGTGCTGACGTGACCGTGCTGCATGCCCAGCCGGACGGCCTGAACATCAACGAAGGTTGCGGCTCGACCCACATCGAATCGCTGCAGGCCGCCGTGCTGGTTGGCCATGCCGACCTCGGCATTGCCTTCGACGGTGACGGGGATCGCGTGTTGATGGTCGACCACACTGGCGCCATCGTCGACGGTGACGAGCTGCTGTTCATCATTGCCCGCGACCTGCACGACCGTGGCAAGCTGCAGGGCGGGGTGGTGGGTACCCTGATGAGCAACCTGGGCCTGGAGCTTGCGCTGAAGGACCTGGATATCCCGTTCGTGCGGGCCAAGGTCGGCGACCGTTACGTCATGGCCGAACTGCTGGAGCGCGAGTGGCTGGTCGGGGGTGAAAACTCCGGCCACGTCGTGTGCTGCAACCACACCACCACCGGTGACGCGATCATTGCCGCGCTGCAGGTGCTGATGGCGCTCAAGCGCCGTGGTGAAACCCTGGCGCAGGCTCGTCAGGCCCTGCGCAAGTGCCCGCAGGTGCTGATCAACGTGCGCTTCGGCGCGAGCAAGGTCGACCCGCTGGAGCACCCGGCAGTCAAGGAAGCCAGTGCCAATGTGACCGAAGCCTTGGCTGGTCGCGGCCGTGTTCTGTTGCGCAAGTCCGGTACCGAGCCGTTGGTGCGGGTCATGGTCGAGGGCGAAGACGAAAGCCAGGTGCGGACGCACGCTGAAGCGTTGGCCAGACTGGTCGGCGAAGTTTGTGTCTGA
- the folP gene encoding dihydropteroate synthase, producing the protein MSSVQYPTRLPCGNRVLDLSRTHVMGILNITPDSFSDGGRFSQRDAALRHAEAMAAAGATLIDIGGESTRPGARAVSVTEELERVAPMVEAINSRLDVVISVDTSTPAVMRESARLGAGLINDVRGLERDGALDAAADTGLPVCLMHMRGEPGNMQDDPHYDDVTADVTRYLEQRMAACAAAGIDANRIILDPGFGFAKTLAHNLSLFKHMEALYRLGRPLLVGVSRKSMIGLTLDRPVGERLYGSLALAALAMTKGASILRVHDVAETVDVVRMIAAVQNAE; encoded by the coding sequence ATGAGCTCAGTGCAGTACCCGACCCGGTTGCCTTGCGGCAACCGGGTTCTTGATTTGTCGCGTACCCATGTCATGGGTATTCTCAATATCACCCCCGATTCCTTCTCCGATGGTGGGCGCTTCAGTCAGCGCGACGCGGCCCTGCGCCATGCCGAAGCGATGGCTGCCGCCGGCGCCACGCTGATCGACATCGGTGGTGAGTCCACGCGCCCCGGTGCGCGTGCGGTATCCGTGACCGAGGAGCTGGAGCGTGTGGCGCCGATGGTCGAGGCTATCAACAGCCGCCTGGACGTCGTCATTTCGGTCGATACTTCGACGCCTGCCGTCATGCGTGAATCGGCGCGCCTCGGTGCCGGGCTGATCAATGACGTCCGTGGCCTGGAGCGTGATGGCGCCCTGGATGCCGCTGCCGACACCGGGCTCCCGGTGTGCCTCATGCACATGCGCGGCGAGCCGGGTAACATGCAGGACGACCCGCATTACGATGATGTGACCGCCGACGTTACGCGTTATCTTGAACAGCGGATGGCCGCCTGCGCCGCAGCGGGCATCGATGCGAACAGAATCATCCTTGACCCGGGCTTTGGTTTCGCCAAGACATTGGCGCACAACCTGAGCCTGTTCAAGCACATGGAAGCGCTCTATCGCCTTGGGCGCCCGCTGCTGGTGGGCGTTTCACGAAAGAGCATGATCGGCCTGACGCTGGATCGTCCGGTCGGCGAGCGGTTGTACGGCAGCCTTGCGCTGGCGGCGTTGGCCATGACCAAGGGGGCGAGCATCCTTCGTGTCCATGACGTGGCCGAAACTGTCGATGTGGTGCGCATGATCGCTGCGGTACAAAACGCCGAATAA